In Defluviimonas aquaemixtae, the sequence CTCCCGGCGCCATGCTTGGCCAGCCGGCGCCCGGTGGCTATGATTCCGCAAATGCCGCTGACCGCAAGGAGGGTTGTCGGAAATGCCGTCATGCCAGAAACTCCGCCCCGGCGGGACCTATTCCGGGAAGCAGGGATTCGACTATTTCGAAGGCATCGCCCGTGAGACGACGGGCGCGAAAGGCATCTGCATGCATCTCCTGACGATTCCGCCGGGCGGGCGGGCGAAGGCGCACAAGCACGCCACCCACGAGACCGCGATCTTCGTGCTCGAAGGGCGGGGTGTCATGCTCTGGGGCGCG encodes:
- a CDS encoding cupin domain-containing protein; this encodes MPSCQKLRPGGTYSGKQGFDYFEGIARETTGAKGICMHLLTIPPGGRAKAHKHATHETAIFVLEGRGVMLWGARLEHRMKTEAGDLVYIPADTPHLPFNPTDAPVRAVIARTDPHEQESVVLLPELEALAEF